From the Oryzias melastigma strain HK-1 unplaced genomic scaffold, ASM292280v2 sc00355, whole genome shotgun sequence genome, one window contains:
- the zgc:194221 gene encoding protein ANTAGONIST OF LIKE HETEROCHROMATIN PROTEIN 1: protein MPNRSASVPALADMDCYHSRRVALVYLYLNNKRRRRQAHRRVWVHKINQRRFDEFHRLLQELRLDGSLFQRSFGLTTQQFDDLLSRIGARITHQDTNYRRSISAAERLSICLRYLATGDSYRTIATSYRVGVSTVAIIIPEVVTAIWDGLVKDFLAMPSAEDWRCIAEEFLQRWNFPNCCGAVDGKHIILKVPPNLGSQLHSYKGPFSIVLLAVVDAFGRFRVIDVGDYGRTSDGGILANSTFGQALRCGKLNLPPDCPLPGAEHRGPLPHVFVADEAFPLRRNMMRPFPSRGLTRERRIFNYRLSQPRVVVEDAFGLLFAQWRLFQRLVDVRPEVLEKFVKTTCLLHNFIRSFASETSEGETVVTAEDPLRGLGRLAANNFSREAFTVRETFMAHFTAEGAVTWQPIE, encoded by the exons ATGCCAAACAGATCAGCTAGTGTCCCTGCACTGGCGGATATGGATTGTTATCATTCCCGGAGAGTGGCCTTGGTGTATCTCTATTTGAACAATAAACGCAGACGTCGTCAGGCTCACCGTCGTGTCTGGGTTCATAAGATAAACCAGCGGCGCTTCGATGAGTTCCACCGCCTTCTCCAGGAGCTGCGCCTAGATGGAAGCCTCTTCCAGCGGTCATTTGGTCTCACCACGCAGCAGTTTGATGATCTGCTGTCCCGTATCGGTGCACGCATCACTCACCAGGACACAAACTACAGGCGCTCCATTTCAGCAGCAGAGCGCCTGTCCATCTGTCTACG ctACCTGGCCACTGGGGACTCCTACCGGACCATTGCTACAAGTTACCGTGTTGGTGTCTCTACAGTCGCCATAATCATCCCAGAGGTGGTGACTGCCATCTGGGACGGGCTGGTGAAGGACTTTTTGGCTATGCCCTCAGCAGAGGATTGGAGGTGCATTGCCGAGGAATTCCTTCAGCGGTGGAACTTCCCAAATTGCTGTGGAGCTGTGGACGGGAAGCACATCATCCTGAAGGTGCCCCCCAACTTAGGATCCCAGTTACACAGCTACAAGGGTCCTTTCTCCATTGTTCTCCTGGCGGTTGTGGACGCCTTCGGGCGGTTTAGGGTGATCGATGTTGGGGACTACGGCAGAACGAGCGATGGCGGCATCCTGGCCAACTCCACCTTTGGTCAGGCGCTTCGCTGTGGCAAACTCAATCTGCCACCAGACTGCCCCCTCCCAGGAGCGGAGCATCGAGGACCCCTGCCCCACGTCTTTGTGGCAGACGAGGCTTTTCCTCTGCGACGGAACATGATGCGTCCATTCCCTAGTCGCGGCCTCACCCGAGAAAGGCGTATCTTCAACTACCGCCTCTCCCAGCCAcgggtggtggtggaggacgcCTTTGGCCTTCTGTTTGCACAATGGCGCCTGTTTCAGCGCCTGGTTGATGTCCGGCCTGAAGTTTTGGAGAAGTTTGTGAAGACAACATGCCTGCTTCACAATTTCATCAGGTCTTTTGCCAGTGAAACATCTGAGGGGGAGACTGTGGTCACTGCAGAGGATCCACTTCGTGGGCTTGGAAGGCTTGCAGCCAACAACTTCTCCAGGGAAGCCTTCACTGTGAGGGAAACCTTCATGGCCCACTTCACTGCGGAGGGAGCAGTGACCTGGCAGCCCATAGAGTAG